A stretch of the Hippoglossus hippoglossus isolate fHipHip1 chromosome 1, fHipHip1.pri, whole genome shotgun sequence genome encodes the following:
- the LOC117767442 gene encoding carbohydrate sulfotransferase 12-like isoform X1: MGLWRGLRVAFILGSLFMILLLLVYWDDVRGFSLHPLQDPKHGSPQAASCPLTTAGPSLSPSTARAQTSSSSTVPTNAFKTKLIPEKTRLEEQKQEDKQEQEEETREEDEEKGRSRTSVDVREQEARKQRIKDVCSGQDAVEFPGRTRPFEQIPNRELDHLIVDDTHQIIYCYVPKVACTNWKRVMVILAQSLISPSTGKPYTDPKAVPPELVHNSTLYLTFSKFWHHYGSLSRHLMALKLQHYTKFLFVRDPFVRLISAFRNKFGSPNQEFYKQFGSVMLRRYGNVSGTLPETVAEAFAAGIKPTFEQFVEYLQDPETEQKSIFNEHWRQVCRLCHPCQVGYDFIGRLETLEPDAEHLLKLLKVDHLFHFPSGARNRTAASWEQDWFAQIPITMRRELYKLYEPDFELFGYPKPDSVLHQ, translated from the exons ATGGGCTTATGGCGGGGTCTACGAGTGGCGTTCATTCTGGGGTCGTTGTTTATGATCCTGCTCCTCCTCGTGTACTGGGACGACGTCAGGGGCTTCAGCCTCCACCCGCTGCAGGACCCCAAACACGGGTCGCCTCAGGCTGCATCTTGTCCTCTGACGACTGCCGGCccgtccctctctccctccaccgcCAGAGCCCAGACCAGTTCTTCCTCCACCGTCCCCACCAACGCTTTCAAGACAAAACTCATCCCTGAGAAGACGAGATTAGAAGAACAAAAACAGGAGGACAaacaagagcaggaggaggaaacaagggaggaggatgaggagaagggAAGGAGTCGTACTTCTGTTGACGTTAGGGAGCAGGAGgcgaggaagcagaggatcaaGGATGTTTGTTCAGGACAGGACGCTGTGGAATTCCCTGGAAGGACTCGACCATTTGAGCAGATCCCCAACAGGGAGCTGGATCACCTGATAGTGGACGACACACACCAGATCATCTACTGCTACGTTCCCAAG GTAGCGTGCACCAACTGGAAGAGAGTGATGGTGATTCTGGCTCAGTCTCTGATCTCGCCCTCCACAGGAAAACCGTACACTGACCCCAAGGCTGTACCTCCGGAGCTCGTACACAACTCCACTCTTTACCTCACCTTCTCCAA GTTTTGGCATCATTACGGTTCTCTGTCCCGCCACCTGATGGCGCTCAAGCTCCAGCACTACACCAAGTTCCTGTTTGTACGAGACCCGTTTGTGCGTCTCATCTCTGCCTTCAGGAACAAGTTTGGAAG ccCCAACCAGGAATTCTACAAGCAGTTTGGTTCGGTCATGCTGCGTCGTTATGGTAACGTCTCCGGGACTCTGCCGGAGACAGTGGCCGAGGCGTTTGCCGCAGGAATCAAACCGACGTTTGAGCAGTTTGTAGAGTACCTGCAGGATCCAGAGACTGAGCAGAAGAGCATCTTCAACGAACACTGGCGACAGGT gtgtcGTCTGTGCCATCCGTGCCAGGTCGGGTACGACTTCATCGGGCGACTGGAAACCCTGGAACCCGACGCCGAGCACCTGCTGAAGCTCCTGAAGGTGGATCATCTGTTCCACTTCCCCTCAGGGGCCCGTAACCGAACCGCAGCCAGCTGGGAACAAGACTGGTTTGCACAGATTCCCATTACGATGAGGAGAGAGCTGTACAAGCTGTACGAACCAGACTTTGAGCTGTTTGGTTATCCCAAACCTGACAGCGTCCTCCATCAGTGA
- the LOC117767372 gene encoding LOW QUALITY PROTEIN: serine/threonine-protein kinase/endoribonuclease IRE1-like (The sequence of the model RefSeq protein was modified relative to this genomic sequence to represent the inferred CDS: inserted 4 bases in 4 codons), which produces MEAVGRLLLPLLLLSWGGQQLQVGGVRSVTLPESLLFVSTLDGSLHAVSKQSGEIKWTLREDPIIQVPVYLSEPGFLPDPNDGSLYILGGKHKEGLMKLPFTIPELVQSAPCRSSDGVLYTGKKQDVWFVVDPETGEKQTSLTTSSSESICPNSPLLYIGRTEYVVTMFDTKTQELRWNATYNDYSAPPYDEKQDYKMAHLVSSGDGLVVTVDRESGDVLWTQNYGSPVVGVYLYSGDSLRHAPHLSLAMETLRFLTFSASDRADAHSTLKWSYQFVKEQASAKTQLVPTLYVGKLDTHLYASTSLVHHGISLVPRGLTLARIEGPVTAGVTVGERGXCEIIPSTDIRXPPGTTNSRKNHWLIIGHHELPPVAHTTMLRDFPVSLQHSGEAVIPPRSPGSPASYYHQRYFQTVGGGHSDTTGDRGGEDGDASGPTQPQRPVAALPVYMTQDRLTLAVLTLLLGGWLAFALTYPIRAAQQLKAQRQLEEAFESRLQCLQTNMQTNTPTVTLVSTDTTLSTDTNLSGDSTPASANPPPSPHTRSSSTSDAGKNDTTAHNPTADLSEGNSEEVQVGKISFTPSDVLGHGTAGTFVFRGQFDERHVAVKRILPECFEVAEREVQLLRESDTHPNVIRYFCTERDHLFTYIAIELCAATLQQYVEDPSGFPELNPITLLEQTMCGLSHLHSLNIVHRDLKPRNILLSVPSALGQVRALISDFGLCKKIPDGRCSFSMRSGIPGTEGWIAPEVLRDTPGNKPTAAVDVFSAGCVFYYVISRGQHPFGDALRRQVNILAGEYSLSRFMEDIHDNVIAQDLIEQMIGAEAESRPSTACVLKHPFFWSLXKQLLFFQDVSDRIEKEAADSPIVVRLETAGRAVVRANWRMHISGPPLQTDLRRFRTYKGNLVRDLLRAMRNKKHHYHELPPEVQETLGELPEGFISYFTSRFPRLLMHTHAALSICAHERPFHXYYLPPSAKQL; this is translated from the exons ATGGAGGCGGTGGGACGActtctgctgcctctgctgcttctgtccTGGGGAGGACAACAactacag GTTGGGGGGGTCCGGTCCGTCACCCTCCCAGAGTCCCTCTTGTTCGTCTCGACACTGGACGGTAGTCTGCACGCTGTCTCCAAACAATCAGGGGAGATCAAGTGGACTCTGAGAGAAG ACCCCATCATCCAAGTGCCTGTCTACCTCTCAGA gCCGGGTTTCCTCCCAGACCCCAATGATGGTAGCTTGTACATCCTGGGCGGGAAGCACAAGGAAGGCCTGATG AAACTTCCTTTCACCATCCCAGAGCTGGTTCAGTCAGCTCCCTGCCGGAGCTCTGATGGTGTCCTCTATAcag GTAAAAAACAGGATGTGTGGTTCGTGGTGGATCCTGAGACCGGTGAGAAGCAAACCAGTCtgaccacctcctcctctgaatCCATCTGCCCCAACTCTCCTCTGCTCTACATAGGACGCACAG AATATGTTGTTACCATGTTCGACACGAAGACGCAGGAGCTGCGATGGAACGCCACGTACAACGATTACTCAGCTCCTCCTTATGATGAGAAGCAAGACTACA AAATGGCTCATCTTGTGTCGAGTGGGGACGGTCTCGTCGTGACAGTGGACAGAGAGTCAG GCGACGTCCTGTGGACTCAGAACTATGGCTCACCCGTCGTGGGCGTCTACCTGTATTCTGGCGACTCGCTGAGACACGCCCCCCACCTGTCCCTCGCCATGGAAACGCTGCGCTTCCTCACCTTCTCTGCCAGCGACCGCGCGGACGCACACTCCACGCTGAAGTGGAGCTATCAGTTTGTGAAGGAGCAGGCAAGCGCAAAAACACAACTCGT ACCAACTCTCTATGTTGGAAAGTTGGACACTCACCTTTACGCCTCGACCTCCCTCGTCCACCATGGAATCTCCTTAGTG ccTCGGGGTCTGACCCTGGCTCGGATCGAAGGTCCTGTGACGGCTGGAGTGACGGTCGGAGAGCGAG AGTGTGAGATCATACCGTCCACCGACATAC TACCCCCGGGGACCACCAACAGCCGGAAGAACCACTGGCTGATAatag gtcatCACGAGCTCCCTCCAGTCGCCCACACCACCATGCTGAGGGATTTCCCCGTCAGCCTGCAGCATTCTGGGGAGGCGGTCATCCCCCCTCGATCCCCCGGCTCCCCTGCCTCCTACTACCACCAGCGATAT TTCCAGACGGTCGGTGGTGGCCATAGCGACACTACTGgtgacagaggaggggaggacggGGACGCTTCGGGGCCGACGCAGCCTCAGAGGCCGGTCGCTGCGCTGCCCGTCTACATGACTCAGGACCGCCTGACGCTGGCTGTTCTGACGCTGCTGCTGGGAGGATGGCTGGCCTTCGCGCTCACGTACCCTatt cGAGCAGCCCAGCAGCTGAAAGCTCagaggcagctggaggaggcgtTTGAGTCTCGTCTCCAGTGCTTGCAGACCAACATGCAGACAAACACCCCGACGGTGACCTTGGTTTCCACAGACACGACTCTCTCCACCGACACAAACCTCTCCGGTG actCTACACCTGCATCGGCCAACCCCCCACCGAGCCCTCACACTCGGAGCAGCAGCACCTCAGACGCCGGCAAAAATGATACAACTGCTCACAATCCCACAGCAG ACCTCTCAGAAGGAAACAGTGAGGAGGTGCAGGTCGGGAAAATCTCCTTCACTCCGTCTGACGTCCTTGGACACGGCACAGCAGGAACCTTTGTGTTCAG GGGTCAGTTCGACGAACGACACGTGGCGGTGAAGCGAATCCTGCCGGAGTGTTTTGAGGTGGCAGAAAGAGAAGTGCAGCTCCTGCGAGAGTCCGACACTCACCCGAACGTCATCCGATACTTCTGCACGGAGAGAGACCACCTCTTCACGTACATCGCCATCGAGCTGTGCGCCGCAACGCTGCAGCAG TATGTGGAGGATCCATCTGGCTTCCCTGAGTTGAATCCTATAACTCTACTGGAGCAGACCATGTGTGGCCTTTCACACCTGCACTCACTCAACATAG TCCACCGCGACCTGAAGCCTAGAAACATCCTGCTGTCGGTTCCCAGTGCGCTGGGTCAAGTCCGAGCGCTCATCTCGGACTTCGGTCTCTGTAAGAAGATCCCAGACGGTCGCTGCAGCTTTTCTATGCGGTCGGGGATTCCGGGAACTGAAGGGTGGATAGCTCCTGAAGTACTGCGGGATACGCCTGGAAATAAACCA ACGGCAGCGGTGGACGTGTTCTCGGCCGGATGTGTGTTTTACTACGTGatcagcagggggcagcaccCTTTCGGCGACGCGCTGAGACGACAGGTCAACATCCTGGCAGGAGAATATTCCCTCTCACGTTTTATGGAGGATATACACG ATAACGTCATAGCACAGGATCTGATCGAGCAGATGATCGGTGCCGAGGCCGAGTCTCGTCCGTCCACCGCCTGCGTGCTGAAGCATCCGTTCTTCTGGAGTT GGAAGCAGCTGCTCTTCTTCCAG gatgtGAGTGATCGCATAGAGAAGGAAGCGGCGGACAGTCCCATCGTGGTCAGACTGGAGACTGCAGGCAGAGCCGTGGTCCGAGCCAACTGGAGGATGCACATCTCTGGGCCTCCTCTTCAGACAg ATTTGCGGCGATTCAGGACGTATAAAGGAAACTTGGTGCGAGACCTGCTGAGAGCCATGAGGAATAAG AAACATCACTACCACGAGTTGCCGCCTGAGGTGCAGGAGACGCTCGGCGAGCTGCCTGAAGGCTTCATCAGCTACTTCACCTCACGGTTTCCACGGTTACTGATGCACACGCACGCCGCCCTGAGCATCTGCGCCCACGAGAGGCCGTTTC TCTACTACCTGCCCCCCAGCGCCAAGCAACTTTAA
- the LOC117767442 gene encoding carbohydrate sulfotransferase 12-like isoform X2, whose amino-acid sequence MGLWRGLRVAFILGSLFMILLLLVYWDDVRGFSLHPLQDPKHGSPQAASCPLTTAGPSLSPSTARAQTSSSSTVPTNAFKTKLIPEKTRLEEQKQEDKQEQEEETREEDEEKGRSRTSVDVREQEARKQRIKDVCSGQDAVEFPGRTRPFEQIPNRELDHLIVDDTHQIIYCYVPKVACTNWKRVMVILAQSLISPSTGKPYTDPKAVPPELVHNSTLYLTFSKFWHHYGSLSRHLMALKLQHYTKFLFVRDPFVRLISAFRNKFGSPNQEFYKQFGSVMLRRYGNVSGTLPETVAEAFAAGIKPTFEQFVEYLQDPETEQKSIFNEHWRQVSSVPSVPGRVRLHRATGNPGTRRRAPAEAPEGGSSVPLPLRGP is encoded by the exons ATGGGCTTATGGCGGGGTCTACGAGTGGCGTTCATTCTGGGGTCGTTGTTTATGATCCTGCTCCTCCTCGTGTACTGGGACGACGTCAGGGGCTTCAGCCTCCACCCGCTGCAGGACCCCAAACACGGGTCGCCTCAGGCTGCATCTTGTCCTCTGACGACTGCCGGCccgtccctctctccctccaccgcCAGAGCCCAGACCAGTTCTTCCTCCACCGTCCCCACCAACGCTTTCAAGACAAAACTCATCCCTGAGAAGACGAGATTAGAAGAACAAAAACAGGAGGACAaacaagagcaggaggaggaaacaagggaggaggatgaggagaagggAAGGAGTCGTACTTCTGTTGACGTTAGGGAGCAGGAGgcgaggaagcagaggatcaaGGATGTTTGTTCAGGACAGGACGCTGTGGAATTCCCTGGAAGGACTCGACCATTTGAGCAGATCCCCAACAGGGAGCTGGATCACCTGATAGTGGACGACACACACCAGATCATCTACTGCTACGTTCCCAAG GTAGCGTGCACCAACTGGAAGAGAGTGATGGTGATTCTGGCTCAGTCTCTGATCTCGCCCTCCACAGGAAAACCGTACACTGACCCCAAGGCTGTACCTCCGGAGCTCGTACACAACTCCACTCTTTACCTCACCTTCTCCAA GTTTTGGCATCATTACGGTTCTCTGTCCCGCCACCTGATGGCGCTCAAGCTCCAGCACTACACCAAGTTCCTGTTTGTACGAGACCCGTTTGTGCGTCTCATCTCTGCCTTCAGGAACAAGTTTGGAAG ccCCAACCAGGAATTCTACAAGCAGTTTGGTTCGGTCATGCTGCGTCGTTATGGTAACGTCTCCGGGACTCTGCCGGAGACAGTGGCCGAGGCGTTTGCCGCAGGAATCAAACCGACGTTTGAGCAGTTTGTAGAGTACCTGCAGGATCCAGAGACTGAGCAGAAGAGCATCTTCAACGAACACTGGCGACAG gtgtcGTCTGTGCCATCCGTGCCAGGTCGGGTACGACTTCATCGGGCGACTGGAAACCCTGGAACCCGACGCCGAGCACCTGCTGAAGCTCCTGAAGGTGGATCATCTGTTCCACTTCCCCTCAGGGGCCCGTAA
- the LOC117764032 gene encoding LOW QUALITY PROTEIN: tripartite motif-containing protein 16-like (The sequence of the model RefSeq protein was modified relative to this genomic sequence to represent the inferred CDS: inserted 1 base in 1 codon) — MAQQENQLDRERFCCSICLDPLKDPVTTGCGHSYCLSCINTHWDKEDERGSYSCPQCRQTFTPRPVLVKSTMLADLVEELKKTGLQAAPADHCYAGPEDVACDFCTGRKLKALKSCLVCLVSYCEKHLQPHLHXPPFKKHKLVEPSEKLQENICSRHDEVMKMFCRTDQQCICYLCSVDEHKDHDTVSAAAERTERQRELGLRRQTIQQGVQDREKDVKLLQQEEEAVNGSADKAVKDSEKIFTELIRLLKKRSSDVKQQIRSKQQTEVSRVRELQERLEQEITELKRKDHELKQLSDTEDHNQFLHNYPSLSLSESTHSSSIRIRPLRYFEDVTAAVSQVRGRLQDILSETETEILQIVSQVDVLLPQPEPKTRADFLKYSQEITLDPNTAHKHLLSSQGNRKVTVMREEQSYSDHPDRFNVWGQVLSRESLTGRCYWEVEVEVKAVVSVAVTYKNISRAGDSGCRFGYNDKSWSLHCYRKSYNFFYNRIRTPVSGPRSSRVGVYLDHSAGVLSFYSVSDTMTLLHRVQTTFTQPLYAGVCSSS, encoded by the exons atggcgcagcaagaaaatcaactggacagagaaagattctgctgttcgatctgtctggatccactgaaggatccggtgactactggctgtggacacagctactgtctgagctgtattaacacccactgggacaaagaggatgagagaggaagctacagctgccctcagtgtagacagaccttcacaccgaggcctgtcctggtgaaaagcaccatgttagctgatttagtggaggagctgaagaagactggactccaagctgctcctgctgatcactgctatgctggacctgaagatgtggcctgtgatttctgcactgggagaaaactgaaagctctcaagtcctgtttggtttgtttggtgtcttattgtgaaaaacacctccagcctcatcttc cacctccatttaagaagcacaagctggtggagccctcggagaagctccaggagaacatctgctctcgtcatgatgaggtgatgaagatgttctgccgcactgatcagcagtgtatctgttatctctgctctgtggatgaacataaagaccacgacacagtgtcagctgcagcagaaaggactgagaggcagagagagctcgggctgaggagacaaacaatccagcagggagtccaggacagagagaaagatgtgaagctgcttcaacaggaggaggaggccgtcaatggctctgctgataaagcagtgaaggacagtgagaagatcttcactgagctgatccgtctgctgaagaaaagaagctctgatgtgaagcagcagatcagatccaagcagcaaactgaagtgagtcgagtcagagagcttcaggagagactggagcaggagatcactgagctgaagaggaaagaccatgaactgaagcagctctcagacacagaggatcacaaccagtttctacacaactacccctcactgtcactcagtgaatctacacactcatccagcatcaggatccgtcctctgaggtactttgaggacgtgacagcagctgtgtcacaggtcagaggtcgactacaggacattctgagtgagacagagacagagattttacagattgtgtctcaagtggatgttttactgccacaaccagagcccaagaccagagctgacttcttaaaatattcacaggaaatcacactggatccaaacacagcacacaaacatctgttatcatctcagggaaacagaaaagtaacagtAATGAGAGAAGAACAGTCTTATTctgatcacccagacagattcaatGTTTGGggtcaggtcctgagtagagagagtctgactggacgttgttactgggaggtggaggtggaggtgaaagCAGTAGTTagtgtagcagtcacatacaagaatatcagcagagcaggagactcAGGATGTAGATTTGGatacaatgataaatcttggtcgtTACATTGTTATAGAAAGAGTTATAACTTTTTTTACAACAGGATCaggactccagtgtcaggtcctcggtcctccagagtaggagtgtacctggatcacagtgcaggtgttctgtccttctacagcgtctctgacaccatgactctcctccacagagtccagaccacattcactcagcctctctatgctggagtttg TTCGTCGtcgtga